A window of Eucalyptus grandis isolate ANBG69807.140 chromosome 4, ASM1654582v1, whole genome shotgun sequence genomic DNA:
CTGCATCTACATCAATCAATTATTAAGTTACCGAATTATATTTACGTGATTTTCGTTCCAAAAATTACGTCAAGTATACAAAATCGcgaataaaaatgtatttttttttttttttttttttttttacaaatacgcgagaaaaataaaattacgaaTTCTTTTAGCTTCTTTTCGAAAACATGAAACAGTGAGCAGAGCACACATCAGAAGGTTTTGTGACATCGAATTTCTTATAGCACGAAACAACAAGCGTCCGCACGCGCGGGGGGGCGAGGGGTGACCGAATGCCTCCGCCCCTTTGTCGTTTTGCTTTAAACGACAGGAATCGGTGTCACCAACAAACCCTTTGACTTGCAGGAACCTCCGCCCAGCTTCCCGCCTTCACATGCAAaattcctccctctctctctctctctcccctttttcttttcctaagtACTATACTCATCcacaaatcaataaaataataaatacttTCGCGTCATGTGTACTATGcacttttaaaaaagaatttcaacGAGACTTTATCGAATACGCCCGCTGTTGACAGaatcctaataaaataaatttacgcCGTTGTCGAGACTTTTACTCTCCGAGAGTAAATTAACTCTCCCGGATTATTTTAACGCGGGAAAACTGACATCCCCCCAATATATTCGCGGCCCACAAGGACGAcgattaaaaatttctaaaattatttagcttaattttaaattttccgggattaatttttaaaaaatgctgAGTAAAAAGTCCATGGTTACGACAAACGAGAAGTGCGAAGGAGGCGAGGGAAGCGAGCCCCCTTTGACTAAACCGGTCATGCAAAAGGACGCTACGGCCCATGCAGTCAAGTCCAAAAGATCCGCCACGTGGGCGGATCTGGGCCGTCGGATTTCTTCGGGCGGGAGGTCGAGATCTAGCGGCTGGCCGGGGGCGGGGGGGCGTGACGTGGCAGCGCGGGTTGCATAGTTGGAGGGCCGTGAGGAGCAGCGATGGAGACGTGCGGATTCCCCTCTGGGGCTTTTTGGGCCTTTCAAGGTCAAACCAGACCAtgcaaaagaataaataaataaataatcttagaaaaagagaaagaaaaaggaaaaaaagtctcGGGGTTCGCGGCCGGtaaataattttgtttattttccaaatgacgATAGCACCCTTGCTCGAATCCATGAGTTTAGTTGTGCTTGGGGCTTCCTGTAACTTGCATATGTGTAATTATCAAtcttttacttattttcttttctcaataaagagagtaaagaaaaaaaaaaaggtttatatGATAGATTTCAACAATTCTTGGTTGGTGATCGTATGATTGCGAACTCTCTGACAAAGCTAGCCGATTTTGTCATTTCTCTTTGTGCTTTATAATGAGTTTTGTTGATTTTAGGTTGCAATTTAGGGGGGTAATAATACTCCATTCGATAAGAAAATGTCATGATATTAATAAGAATATATctgtggtaaaaaaaaagaaattgaattttagaGGGACAAATCACCATGAATGTgactttcttaaataaaaagcGAAAATGGCATATGATAAAGACGAACACTTTGCGTAACATATAAAATCGGGCccaaaaatcaaagagaaaatgatgtAATTTGCTGGCTTTACACCATCAATCGTGGAATACCCAACGCACTTCCTAGCAAGAAGATGATTTGAAACAAATAATTGAAACGTAAAGAAGGTATAATAACTATGTATTGTCGACTCTCTCACGCAGACAGACACATGTTGCATTCTATGCCTCGTGGTCGTGGCCAGTGACCGTTGAATTGCAAATGCCCATGCTAAGTTATCTCGTTTATCATCTTTCTCtgtaattaaaaatgattttgccAAGTTTAGATGGAATGCATCTGGCAATAAATAAGATGACTAAACAGGGACGTTAAAGCAATTGCAACAAcctaaaatcctaaaaaaaaatatcatcattAAACAAAACTCCATCGTCACGAGATATACAACACACCATTCACTAAGAAGATCGTTCGAAACAAACAAGCGTAACGCAGGATTAGCCCCAATAAATGCATTTTGTCCGACTCTCATGCAGCTACACACGCGTCGTATTTCTATGGCCCATTTCAAGCGACCGTTGTTGCTGTACCGAGGGTGCccatagaaagaaagaaaagaaaactcatCTGGCTCGTCATGTTCAATTATGACTTTGCCGGTTTTAAAAATTGCAGTGAATCCAACAATAGATagtaattttttcaaataaggatgcCAACCTAGCGGCAGCAAGGAAAGGGAAAATTCAACCACACCCACCTTTCTTGAAAGCATGTAGAGATGTTGAATTCAATAGagctttgacaaaaaaagaaggaaaaaaaaaagggttgaaTAAGAATacgaaaggaggaagaaaaagtaGAGGGAATTCAAGCTAAAGGGCAATACAGTCAACACGcgacaaatttcaaaaaacgTTGCCGCGGGCGAATTCGGGCCTCCAGCTCAGCTCTCGAAGGgcggaagaaaagagagggagtcAAACCGCCCGGACACCGGAAAGGACAAAAGCGCCCCTCCCGCGACAACGGAAAACCCGCGGCGCAGCGAACGCCTCCCGGTTACTCACGCGTCATTTCACCCCAAAGTCCAGGCCCATTTTCGTCCTTTCGGCGTCCGCCgggaaaaggaaagggggagtCCCCCTCGCCGCGGGGGGCCACCACGgggggcgacggcgacggcgacggcgacggcgaggcgtcTGACGCGGACCGGGCTGCTCCGGAGAAGCGCCCAGGTGTAACGGTCAACCTTATGACATgacccccaccaccaccaactccataattcgcaattttttttatattttcagaataaaATGGATCAAATTACCGGAACCCCAAAAATTTCGTGAAGAAATACGGACAGTGAGCCtttaatttcccttttttcttttttgcatttttgccaCGCACACATACGTATCCATCTGTGACAGCTTTCGATTTGAAAAAATTCGCATGTCGTGAGTTCCAATCAAAAGTCTCTtgatttccatgaaatttaTCGTATAAGATCGTCTGTAATGAGctcatttaataaattaattaccGCTAccatatcattttcaaaaggacccgaaatatatatatatatatatatatacagaaagagaaagagaccatttccccatttttttttaaaaattaatcaattagtttATTTATTGTCGTGATGTAAAATGGAAACAGGGGGTTCTAAATAAGGACACAAAAGTCTCCCTCAAGTAAAAGTAGTATAAATACAGAGctgcctctttctctctctttctcgctcTCTGTTTactactctctctcttcacttcactctctctctctctctctctctctctctctagtttctTCTCACTTTGCcggaaaattttttaaagtttttccgAGCTGGTTGAAATTTTCTCGGCGGGGGAAGGGAAAAGGAGAGGAGGGaagaggaaagggaagagagagagagagagagagagagagagagagagagagaggcgaggTTTCAAATGTGATGGGAAGCGGCTTCTCTTGCTTCAGGCCGGTCCAGCACCGGACGGACCGGGGGCAGCACCAGCCGGACCCGGGCCGCCACCAGCCGGACCTGCTCTTCACCGCCGCCGAGCCGCTGGACGAAACCCTAGGCCACTCCTTCTGCTACGTCCGATCCTCCGCGCGCTTCCTCTCCCCGACGCCGAGCGACCGGTTCATTTCCCCCACCCACTCCCTCCGGTTCGACGACCcgtccgtcgccgccgccgccgccgccgggggcCCCTCCAGGGCCCGGACCGGGCCGGAGACCGGCTTCCGGGCCATCTCCGGCGCCTCGGTCAGCGCGAACGCGCCGGCGCCGAGGACCGTAGTCCAGGTGGACGGCGTCTTCGACGATGCCGCTGAGGGCGcgcacggcggcggcggcggcggcggcttcaAGGGAGGTCCGCTGAATATCTTCGAGAGCACGTCATCGTTCTGCGCGCTGCCGCTCCAGCCCGCGCCTCGTGGTGGAGGAGAGCAGCAAGCTTCGTCTGGCCTGATGGAGCGGGGCGGTGGTTTGTTCCTGTCTGGGCCGATCGAGCGCGGGGCGCTCTCTGGGCCGCTGGAGGCTGGTTCCGGAGCCGACGGGAGCGGGCGGGTCCCATTTTCAGCTCCGCTGGGTGGGCTTTAcgtgaggaagaagaggaggaggaaggggatTTCCTCGATTAAGAAGGCGCTGTACGGGAATTTTGCAGATAAGCAGGGGCCTTGGGTCGTGCCGGTGCTGAATTTTGTGGGGAAGAAGGATGCCGCGGAGAAGGACGAGGCCGATGCTGCGCTTGCGGCGAGGAGTGAGGGAGAGAATGTGCAATGGGCGTTGGGGAAGGCTGGTGAGGATCGGGTACATGTGGTTGTTTCGGAAGAGCAGGGGTGGCTGTTCGTAGGCATATATGACGGGTTCAATGGCCCTGATGCACCCGAGTTCTTGATGGATAATCTATATCGTGCGGTTTATCTTGAGCTTCAGGGCCTGTTTTGGGAGGCTATTGAAGAAGGTGAGGAAGGTGGTAATTTAACGAACGTTGTAAATGAAAATGTAGCAACATTAGAGGAGATCAACCCATCAATAGAAAAGCCTGTCGATGAGATTAAAACTGACTCAAACCAGGATAGTTCAGATAGGGGTTCAGCAAAAAGAGTGACCTTCCAATCTGAGGGAATTGAGATAAGGAGGAGGAGGCTTTGGGAGTTTCTTGCTGAGGATGATCCTGAAGATGGGTTGGATCTCTCGGGGTCTCAGAGGTTCGCTTTCTCCGTCGATGATGCGATCAGTGTGAGCAATGCAGGGTCTGCCGTGAATAAGAGGTGGTTGCTTCTGTCGAAATTGAGACATGGTTTGTCAAAGCATAAGGATGGGCAGGTAAGAAAATTGTTCCCTTGGAGGTTTGGCTTGAAGGAAAAGGTTGAGGTGGAAAACATAGTGGAGGAGAGGCCAAATAAAAGTGGAAGGAGGCGTAAAGAGGGTCCTGTGGAGCATGATTTGGTATTGAGAGCTATGTCAAAGGCCCTTGAAGTGACGGAGCTTGCTTATTTGGACATGACTGATAAGGTGCTTGACACAAATCCTGAGCTTGCATTAATGGGCTCATGTTTGTTAGTGGTGTTGATGAGGGACGAGGATGTGTATGTGATGAATGTGGGTGATAGTAGGGCCATTGTTGCGCAGTCTGAGGCAGAAGAGGTTGGCTCGAGCATTGACTCAGGACTGCAGGGTAGTAAAGAGCCCTCGATGGAGGGCATAATTGAGGAATCCTTGGATAGCAAAAGGGATAAGAAGGTGGAAAAAGAAGGTCCTGTTCAATCTAGGAGATTGACTGCGTTGCAGCTCTCCACTGATCACAGTACAAGCATTGAAGAAGTAAGTTTTCCAATTCAAGGATAATTTAGTCTTTGCATTAATTTTAGTGGATTTCATGCATAAGTTCTGGTACTTGATGTTTATCCGTAGTCCATCTCTCTTTGATCCATCTTGGTCGTCTGTGGCTTGATAGTGTTATATCTATTCAAAATTTGTAAGTTGGTTAATAGTGAAAGTAAATTGGGTAGACTATAAAAGTCATgcaattgacataattgcagATTTTTGGTAAGGATGACTAGAAGCTCTAGCCTAAGCAGACGCTGGGATATGCGCCTTATAAGTTAAGAATGCAACTCTAGGATGCCATTGAATTAATTCACTAGCTCTTGTGTCCTTATTAAATTACCTCACTTTTTTAGCAAACATAATTTCGTCAGTCATGCTTACAGTATCGTGCACAATTCCAGTATTTTCACTCATAAGACAAAAGTGCCGGCCAAAATCTGTAGATGACCATCTTCTGCTTCTGGCTTTTACCTACTGtttgttttaaatttcaaataccTTAGTATATTAAATATATCAGATGCCGGAGGCAAAATTTGGGCTAAAGTGCCATTGAACTGTCCTATTTGGGAAATGGTGTATATTAAATCCTGTGTGTAGATAGTAGTGGAGAAGGAGTTTTTCAATTGTGCTTTAAGCTTCAAAATGTCATTCAAGATGTCAGGAAACGGGCAATAGTACAGCTCAGGCTTTTGTATgtataatatcatttttttttctttttttaactttaaatgTCTCTCTTGGATTGAATTCATGGACTTGAACTCACAAAGCCCCTTTTTTGCTGGATAAGACTAAGTTGCTTTAGTAGAACTTCGTTTCTTGTCTATTTTGATCTAGAAGATCGAATATACTAATGTTTGTTCTTTGCTTCTGATAGTCTATGTTATTAGGGTTCAGACAGGGGGTTGGCTATGGATACGTTTTAGTTGTCTGACTGGTATATATCCTATATAAACTTTCAATATCTTGATTGAGTGACATGGACTCATCAAATCAAGTAGTGGAATGTGACCCAGTTCACTCGAACctattaaattatttaagtgcttTTGGGCTTAGCAAATGAATAACTGGAATATGACTAATTTCGCTAAAACCTatagaacttttatttttatttctttgaatgAAGCGTGTATATAAGGGTGTTGTTTTCTAGGATATATCACTAATGTCCTGTTAATGCGTGCTTGGGGGCACTTGTTGTGTATACTTTATATGGAATGGTAGAAGTTATCAAAGCATCAATTATGCATAAAATTAGAACAATCAATGCAACATGATAACAATCAATGCATGTGAAAACTGTGAAGTTTCCTTAATTGATTGTTGAGGCACCTGTTAGCAGAATCCATttcatttctaaacttttagtATTATGATTTCCTGCGATAGTAGATTTACCATAAAATGTCAGAATGTCATGCTCTTTGAGGTGAAGTGTCCCTGCTAAAGTACACCTGAGTTGTATCTTATTCGTTGGGAAGATATTTTAGGTGTTGTC
This region includes:
- the LOC104442006 gene encoding protein phosphatase 2C 29, producing MGSGFSCFRPVQHRTDRGQHQPDPGRHQPDLLFTAAEPLDETLGHSFCYVRSSARFLSPTPSDRFISPTHSLRFDDPSVAAAAAAGGPSRARTGPETGFRAISGASVSANAPAPRTVVQVDGVFDDAAEGAHGGGGGGGFKGGPLNIFESTSSFCALPLQPAPRGGGEQQASSGLMERGGGLFLSGPIERGALSGPLEAGSGADGSGRVPFSAPLGGLYVRKKRRRKGISSIKKALYGNFADKQGPWVVPVLNFVGKKDAAEKDEADAALAARSEGENVQWALGKAGEDRVHVVVSEEQGWLFVGIYDGFNGPDAPEFLMDNLYRAVYLELQGLFWEAIEEGEEGGNLTNVVNENVATLEEINPSIEKPVDEIKTDSNQDSSDRGSAKRVTFQSEGIEIRRRRLWEFLAEDDPEDGLDLSGSQRFAFSVDDAISVSNAGSAVNKRWLLLSKLRHGLSKHKDGQVRKLFPWRFGLKEKVEVENIVEERPNKSGRRRKEGPVEHDLVLRAMSKALEVTELAYLDMTDKVLDTNPELALMGSCLLVVLMRDEDVYVMNVGDSRAIVAQSEAEEVGSSIDSGLQGSKEPSMEGIIEESLDSKRDKKVEKEGPVQSRRLTALQLSTDHSTSIEEEIIRIKNEHPDDRQCIVNDRLKGRLKVTRAFGAGFLKQPKWNNAVLEVFRNVYIGTAPYLSCSPALRHHKLRPRDQFLILSSDGLYQYLSNQEVVAHVESFMEKFPDGDPAQHLIEEVLSRAAKKAGMDFHELLDIPQGDRRKYHDDVTVMLISLEGRIWKSSGKYF